One Streptomyces umbrinus genomic window, AGGTCATCCAGCTGGACGGGCCGCCCTGTTCCTGCGGCAACCGGGGGTGCGTCGAGGCTTTGTGCCTCGCGGCGGTGGCTCGGGGGGATGTGGATGAGGCCGCGCGTGTTCTCGGAGAGGGGGCCGCGAACCTTGTGGGGCTTCTGGACATCGACCTTGTGTTGCTGGGTGGGCGCACGGTTGCCGCGGAGTCCGCGCGGTTCGTGCGGGGGGTCGGGGCGGTTCTTGATGCTCGGGCTCGGCGGGAGGGGGTGGGGAGTCCTGTGCCCGTACGGGTTGCCTCCGGCGGGGTGCGGGGGGTTGCTGAGGGAGCGGCTCAGTTGTTGTTGGTGCCGTTGTTCGGGCGGGCGGAGGGGTGAGCGGCGCTTCCGCGGGTTCGGTGTCGGGTGCGGGTTCGTTGTGGCTGGTCGCGCAGTTCCCCGCGCCCCTGAAAGCGAAAGGATTGCGCAGTTCCCCGCGCCCCTGGGTGGGGTGGCCCTGGCCCAGCCGTACGGCTCAGCCCCGTCTGGCGCTGGACCGATCGGGCGCAATCCCCTCCTCGAACGGACCCCGCGTCAGCGTGCCGAGGTCGGGCGGAGGGGGTGGCGTGGCAGGGTCCCGTGTCCATGCGACTGAGCAAGCCCGTTTGTCTCGCCGTCAGTGCTGCAGCCGCCCTCGCCCCTGTGCCCGCCGATGCCGCGGTGGGGGTGGATCAACGGCCGGGCCGGCCCACCTGTGCCGAGCCGGGGAACGGGGAGTTTCCCGTGCGGACGCGGATCCATGGCGGGCCCGCCGAGTACGACGCCGGGGGCGGGTTCCGGACCTGGTACATCGATCTCACCAACACCACCGACGCGACCTGCGGGAACATCCACCCGGTCGTCGTCCTCGTGGACGGGAAGCGGGCGCTGCGGCCGGAGCAGCCGCGGCTTGAGTTCTACGACGGGGAGCGGCCCCGGCCCGTCGACTTCGAGCGGACCGAGCAGGACGAGAACATCGGGGTTCTCGGCGCCCCCGCGAGCGCGGCCAAGGGGGCCGAAGCCGAAGAGGCTCCCTTCCCCGGATTCACCGTGGCGCCCGGCGCGACCCTCTCCGTCAAGGTGCGGCTCGCGGTCACCTCGGACGCCGTGGCCAACGACGTCGTCGCGCACGCGGCCGTCGTACAGCGGCAGAGGGACGACGGCGACTGGGTCGGGCAGTCGAACGACTACCGCTTCCGCATCCTCGGTGAGGGAGAGGGTGTGGGGGAGGGAGACAGCGAAGAGGGCGGGAAGGGCGAGGTCGGCGGTAAGGACGGTGCCGGTGCCGGCAGCACCGACGGCCGGGACAGTGCCGACGCCGCCGGGCGCGTACCGGACGGGATTCCCTTCGCGGAGGAGCTGGCCCGGACGGGGCTGCACTCGACCCGGGGGATCCTCGCCGCGACCGCGGGTGCGCTCCTGCTCCTCGGCGCGGGACTGGGCGCACTGCTCGCGGCCCGCCGCAGGCGCTGAGGGAGCCGCGGGATTCTCTGCCCGGGCCGCTGCCGCCCCCCTCCACCAAGATCGGGCGGATGGCTAGTCTGGAGGCGTCGGCACACAGCTGTGACGGCGTCCCCCCACCCGCGGCAGACCCGCACGGCTCACGCAGCACGCGTACGGCAGGAGACGGCACATGGCAGAGCGCAAGCCCATCGAATCGTGGCTCACGGACATGGACGGGGTGCTCATCCACGAGGGCGTGCCGATCCCCGGCGCCGACGCCTTCATAAAGAAACTCAGGGAGTCCGGGAAGCCCTTCCTGGTGCTCACCAACAACTCCATCTACACGGCCCGCGACCTGCACGCCCGTCTGCGGCGGATGGGCCTGGACGTACCTGTCGAGAACATCTGGACGTCCGCCCTGGCCACCGCCCAGTTCCTGGACGACCAGCGCCCCGACGGATCCGCGTACGTCATCGGTGAGGCGGGTCTGACCACCGCGCTGCACGACATCGGGTACGTGCTGACCGACCACGACCCCGACTACGTGGTCCTCGGCGAGACCCGTACGTACTCCTTCGAGGCCATGACCAAGGCCGTGCGGCTGATCAACGACGGCGCCCGTTTCATCGCCACGAACCCCGACGAGACCGGCCCGTCCGCCGAGGGCGCCCTGCCCGCCACCGGCGCCGTGGCCGCGC contains:
- a CDS encoding HAD-IIA family hydrolase; its protein translation is MAERKPIESWLTDMDGVLIHEGVPIPGADAFIKKLRESGKPFLVLTNNSIYTARDLHARLRRMGLDVPVENIWTSALATAQFLDDQRPDGSAYVIGEAGLTTALHDIGYVLTDHDPDYVVLGETRTYSFEAMTKAVRLINDGARFIATNPDETGPSAEGALPATGAVAALITKATGKQPYFAGKPNPLMMRTGLNTIGAHSETSAMIGDRMDTDVLAGLEAGMETFLVLTGLTGRAEIEKYPYRPSTVVDSIADLVDRV